The DNA segment GGGTTTTCTCGGCTTCGTTCTatacttttgtttttcttacGTGTTCATTTTATTTGGCTGTTTTCGTGGGATTCGTCTTGTTTGTGAATTTGCAAAATTAGTTTTTTGGTTGGAGTGAGTAAGTTAGTTTTTTACGCTTGGAATTTGAGTAAAACGACACGGGTCTGCAGTAATGAGAGGAATGTGAGTTCTTGTGCGTGTGGGTGAGTATTTTTGCAGAACTGGTTTGGCATGGAATTGGTCTTGGTTAATATTGATTTTACAGTGAATTCATTTATGCTgagatgtttttattttagaaacaaGTTAGTAGTGGAACTTTTTAAAATTGAGTAAAAACTCAAGATTGATTTTTTTGAGTCTCAAAATCTCTTGCTGTTCACtggtattttaattttgatttgggATTTTAGATTATTCAATGTGAATCCAAACACGCGCTTAGTTGTTGAGGAAATATTGAATGAGATAGTATTGGTATGTTCTGATGTTTGAGTCTGGTTAGATGGCAGCAACCTCATTCATGCTGGGTTTTGATTCCCATTAAATTCAGGTTTTGTAATGATTGAATAATGTGTTGTGGCCTTCCATTAAATTTAAAGTCTCTGGTGTTTCTTTAAGATAAGGATAACTTGTGCCTCTATGGACACCCGAATGAGGCCTGGGAAGTTACTCTGCCAGCAGAGGAAGTTCCACCAGAGCTCCCTGAGCCGGCGCTTGGAATCAATTTCGCTAGGGATGGTATGAATCGCAGGGACTGGCTTTCTCTGGTTGCTGTGCACAGTGACTCGTGGTTGGTTTCTGTGGCCTTCTACCTTGGGGCTCGTCTTAATCGCAATGAAAGGTAAGATCTAGTATGATGGATATGCATGTATGTGGTGATAATTTAAGTTCATTGTGGCTCTCTATCCTTGTTTAATGTTGAATTTATGGCTTACAATTGTTTTTGGTGCTCAGCATTCATCTATATCACTATGGTTGATGAATGTCTCAAGCAATTATCAACATTCGAATTTCTCAAATGTCTGTTGTCATCTGATGCCTGATAGATTTACACACGCTTTCCTTGTTTTGCAGTAAGTTTTTTAATACAATCTTATGTGACCAGCAAGATCAGCTTATGTGTCCATCCagcaactttttttaaaaaataaaataaaattaattgaagTTGTCAGTGAGTGCCATGTTGACGGCTCTGCATATCCTCATAAAAGTTTATGCTTGTCAACATATCTAAAATATGATGACATCGGCAGTTTGAATTACCTTTTGATCACACACACGCACACACTTACACTTAACACATTATTTTGTCAGAATTTGAAGTTGTTTGATTTTGATTCATTTTAGTTTCAATTTGTATGTTTATGACCTTGGATATTTTTCCAGACATAGATTAATAATGTTTGTATCTTTAAAGTATGACTCCTGGCTATTAATGATGAACATGTCCTAAATTTTGAGTGGCTTTTGATTTTTGAGCACTTGTAAGTCTGTCATATTGACAGAATACCAATTGATATTACACCTATTAATATATGTAAATACCCCATCACATATAAATTGCTTATATAATTTCTGCTATCTTTTGTATATAGGGTGTTTGCCAATCAGCTATCTTGAAAATAGTAGCTGCCCTGTGAACTGCTATACTGTTATAGCACTTTCGGTTGGTAGTATTCTGTGGTTTGGCTGCTTTTTGCTCTGCTATCTGGGATTAACTACTATGGTTTTTCGCTAATGGCTTTCCCTTCAACTAGAAATTTCTGCAATTACTTATTACAAGAGCTGTTCTATTGAATTTCTTTATtgtggtatttttttttcattgcatTTGCTGCTTATGATTCCTTCTATTGATGGTTAACCCATTTTTCCATGGCAGGAAACGCTTGTTTAGTTTGATCAATGATCTTCCATCCGTTTTTGAAGTTGTGACTGAAAGGAAACCAGTTAAGGACAAGCCCACTGTGGATAGCGGAAGCAAGTCTCGGGGAAGCACCAAGGTTAGTGTATTTCTTTTCTAGTGATAATTGTTTCTTGAGTAGCAGCACTCTCTTTTACGGACACTTTTTTTTTAGCTCAAATATATTAGAAATCTAAAAATTTTGTATGTCACTTTCTTATTTAATGATTTCTTACTCAAGACTTAATAGTTTCCAATATAACAAATAGTAAAGAGTGTGTTTGGCGTAAGCTTGATGGAATTTTTTAAGTTCGGACACCTTATCTGTTACTTTTGCTATTTCAtaagaagataaagaaaattgaaaacaaatagTATTCTAAGCTATCTGTACCATGATATCTGTTTTTGTATGTTATTGCACAACTAGTTGAAGCTGCGGTCTTCTAGTGTATGCAAAACCATGTGAGGCCATGTTGCATATTCCATATCTGATGCCATTCCTGTACATTTATATGCAGAGAGCCAATGATGGGCAAGTTAAAAGCACCCCAAAGTTTGCTGCGGACGAGGGTTACGAGGAGGATGAAGATGAGCACAACGAAACACTGTGTGGAAGCTGTGGTGGAAATTACAATGCCGACGAGTTTTGGATTTGCTGCGACATATGTGAGAGGTGGTTCCATGGGAAGTGCGTTAAGATCACCCCTGCAAAGGCTGAGAGCATAAAGCAGTATAAATGTCCATCATGCAGCCTGAGGCGTGGCAGGCCCTAGAGTGAAGACAGTGGAAAGGGTGCATGTGAGGTGAGTGTTGTTTCGTGGCTTACAAGATAGTGTAATTTTGTTACATCACTTACAGAAGTTCATGTAATGGCCAAATTTATTAGGGATCAACTTTCTTTTTACCAAGATGAACTATTGGTGTATGATACACAGTACAGAATAGGACAtgacaaattttaatttgatgattAGTTTATATTTAGTTGAATATTTGCTTG comes from the Phaseolus vulgaris cultivar G19833 chromosome 8, P. vulgaris v2.0, whole genome shotgun sequence genome and includes:
- the LOC137823906 gene encoding PHD finger protein ALFIN-LIKE 2-like, translated to MDMASSPRTVEEIFKDYSARRTAVIRALTHDVDEFYGLCDPDKDNLCLYGHPNEAWEVTLPAEEVPPELPEPALGINFARDGMNRRDWLSLVAVHSDSWLVSVAFYLGARLNRNERKRLFSLINDLPSVFEVVTERKPVKDKPTVDSGSKSRGSTKRANDGQVKSTPKFAADEGYEEDEDEHNETLCGSCGGNYNADEFWICCDICERWFHGKCVKITPAKAESIKQYKCPSCSLRRGRP